One Pygocentrus nattereri isolate fPygNat1 chromosome 12, fPygNat1.pri, whole genome shotgun sequence DNA window includes the following coding sequences:
- the LOC119264670 gene encoding adhesion G protein-coupled receptor E1-like, translating to MDYGENASTTVHCSAKCGKDLLEQIVDGPDQVLSKNVVAEYLNEEMNCVKAFEGTTIDKQELSLYGNSVLEATRKLVSGLVIKTDTYYSISINLQTVDAEVFVVGPKASLTEIPQLNARNDYLDIDLIGIAKNNNGFAAVAFISYTNLSSILNPSLIKHGFRGTVFLSTVVSVILINVTNTQFTKPARITFKHITDGNYFGVSTTSIPSVNSHVISQDLNLLNMVSVAVGLGFLSLTLLTFALFRQSKMNRMAQVNLSISLLLAHLLFLLTEQFLDDIYATQLACKVVAGVLHFLFLSAFVWMFIDAALLFIFVRNLSKIRTNQREVLGWKCFTMIGYLIPLIIVGISAGIVPDGYGSKQCWLKMDKDFFWSFLGPVCCILGLNLILFVTIFINVAFALRNLNSEILQRKNTLAEKKVIQSVMLKTTAQFFILGCPWILGLFTCNNKVLEIIFLFLNSQQGTLMFLTHCVLNKEVREQCRMRFCLCKKPTTS from the exons ATGGACTATGGGGAGAATGCCTCAACTACG GTTCATTGTTCAGCAAAATGTGGAAAGGATCTTCTGGAGCAGATTGTGGATGGCCCAGATCAAGTGCTTTCAAAGAAT GTAGTAGCTGAGTATTTGAATGAGGAAATGAATTGCGTGAAGGCTTTTGAGGGTACTACTATAGATAAACAAGAGCTAAGTTTGTATGGAAATTCTGTACTGGAAGCCACTAGGAAACTGGTGTCTGGACTTGTGATAAAGACAGACACCTACTACTCCATCAGCATCAATCTTCAAACAGTAG ATGCTGAGGTTTTTGTGGTTGGACCTAAAGCCTCCTTGACAGAAATACCTCAACTCAATGCACGCAATGATTATTTGGATATTGACCTCATTGGGATTGCGAAGAACAACAatg GATTCGCTGCTGTGGCTTTTATAAGCTACACCAACTTGTCAAGCATTCTGAATCCCAGCCTCATCAAGCATGGCTTTAGAGGGACCGTCTTCCTGTCCACTGTAGTGTCAGTCATACTAATCAATGTCACCAACACCCAGTTCACCAAACCGGCCCGCATCACCTTCAAACACATTACA GATGGCAACTACTTTGGAGTTTCAACAACCAGCATCCCCAGCGTCAACTCTCAT GTCATCAGTCAAGATCTAAACCTACTCAACATGGTGTCCGTGGCAGTCGGGCTGGGGTTTCTGAGCTTGACCCTGTTAACTTTTGCTCTTTTTCGACAATCAAAAATGAACAGGATGGCTCAGGTCAACCTGTCCATAAGCCTGCTGTTGGCTCACCTCCTGTTCCTGCTTACAGAACAATTCCTGGATGACATATATGCTACTCAG TTGGCGTGTAAGGTGGTTGCAGGTGTTCTACACTTCTTGTTCCTCTCTGCTTTTGTGTGGATGTTCATTGACGCTGCTCTGCTGTTTATCTTTGTGAGGAATCTATCAAAGATCAGAACGAATCAGAGGGAGGTGCTTGGCTGGAAATGTTTCACTATGATTGGATATCTTATTCCCCTGATAATAGTGGGCATTTCTGCTGGAATAGTGCCTGATGGATACGGCAGTAAACA ATGTTGGCTGAAGATGGACAAGGACTTTTTCTGGAGTTTTTTGGGACCTGTGTGTTGCATTCTCGGT CTAAACCTGATCCTGTTTGTCACCATCTTCATCAACGTCGCCTTCGCTTTGAGAAACCTGAACAGTGAGATCTTGCAGAGAAAAAATACACTTGCTGAGAAGAAAGTGATTCAAAGTGTGATGCTGAAAACCACGGCCCAGTTCTTCATCCTCGGTTGCCCCTGGATACTGGGTCTCTTCACCTGCAACAACAAAGTGCTGGAGATTATCTTCTTGTTCCTCAACTCCCAGCAGGGCACCTTGATGTTCCTCACCCACTGTGTCCTCAATAAAGAG GTCAGAGAGCAATGTAGAATGAGGTTCTGCCTGTGCAAAAAGCCGACAACCAGTTAA